From the unidentified bacterial endosymbiont genome, one window contains:
- the rplE gene encoding 50S ribosomal protein L5, translated as MAKLHDYYKDEVVNKLMTEFSYNSVMQVPRVEKITLNMGVGEAIADKKLLDNAAADLTAISGQKPLITKARKSVAGFKIRQGYPIGCKVTLRGERMWEFLERLITIAVPRIRDFRGLSAKSFDGRGNYSMGVREQIIFPEIDYDKVDRVRGLDITITTTAKSDEEGRALLAAFDFPFRK; from the coding sequence ACAAAGACGAAGTAGTTAACAAACTCATGACTGAGTTTAGCTACAATTCTGTCATGCAAGTCCCTCGGGTCGAGAAGATCACCCTGAACATGGGTGTTGGTGAAGCGATCGCTGACAAGAAACTGCTGGACAACGCAGCAGCGGATCTGACAGCAATCTCCGGTCAAAAGCCGTTGATCACCAAAGCACGCAAATCAGTTGCAGGCTTCAAAATCCGTCAGGGCTATCCGATCGGCTGTAAAGTAACTCTGCGTGGCGAACGCATGTGGGAGTTCCTTGAGCGCCTGATCACTATTGCTGTTCCACGTATCCGTGACTTCCGTGGCTTGTCCGCTAAGTCTTTCGACGGTCGTGGTAACTACAGCATGGGTGTCCGTGAGCAGATCATCTTCCCAGAAATCGATTACGATAAAGTCGATCGCGTACGTGGTTTGGATATTACCATTACCACTACTGCGAAATCTGATGAAGAAGGCCGTGCTCTGCTGGCTGCCTTTGACTTCCCGTTCCGCAAGTAA
- the rpsN gene encoding 30S ribosomal protein S14, translating into MAKQSMKAREVKRVALADKFFAKRAELKAIISDVNASDEDRWNAVLKLQSLPRDSSPSRQRNRCRQTGRPHGYVGKFGLSRIKLREAAMRGEVPGLKKASW; encoded by the coding sequence ATGGCTAAGCAATCAATGAAAGCACGCGAAGTAAAGCGCGTAGCTTTAGCTGATAAATTCTTCGCTAAACGCGCTGAACTGAAAGCGATCATTTCTGATGTGAACGCTTCCGACGAAGATCGTTGGAATGCTGTTCTCAAGCTGCAGTCTCTGCCGCGTGATTCCAGCCCGTCTCGTCAGCGTAACCGCTGTCGTCAAACAGGTCGTCCACATGGTTATGTGGGCAAGTTTGGGTTGAGCCGTATCAAACTGCGTGAAGCCGCCATGCGCGGTGAAGTACCAGGCTTGAAAAAGGCTAGCTGGTAA
- the rpsH gene encoding 30S ribosomal protein S8: MSMQDPIADMLTRIRNGQAANKVAVTMPSAKLKVAIANVLKEEGFIEDFKVEGDTKPELELTLKYFQGKAVVESIQRVSRPGLRIYKKKDELPKVMAGLGIAVVSTSKGVMTDRAARQAGLGGEIICYVA, encoded by the coding sequence ATGAGCATGCAAGATCCGATCGCGGATATGCTGACCCGTATCCGTAACGGTCAGGCCGCGAACAAAGTTGCGGTCACCATGCCTTCCGCCAAGCTGAAAGTGGCAATTGCCAACGTGCTGAAGGAAGAAGGTTTTATCGAAGATTTTAAAGTTGAAGGCGACACCAAGCCGGAACTGGAACTTACTCTCAAGTATTTCCAGGGTAAAGCTGTTGTAGAAAGCATTCAGCGTGTCAGCCGCCCAGGTCTGCGCATCTATAAGAAAAAAGATGAGCTGCCGAAAGTTATGGCTGGCCTTGGTATCGCAGTTGTTTCTACCTCTAAAGGTGTTATGACTGATCGTGCAGCGCGCCAGGCTGGTCTTGGTGGCGAAATTATCTGCTACGTAGCCTAA
- the rplF gene encoding 50S ribosomal protein L6, with the protein MSRVAKAPVVIPAGVDVKIDGQVITIKGKNGELTRTLNNAVEVKHADNALTFGPRDGFVDGWAQAGTARALLNSMVVGVTEGFTKKLQLVGVGYRAAIKGNAVGLSLGFSHPVEHPLPAGITAECPTQTEIVLKGADKQLIGQVAADLRAYRRPEPYKGKGVRYADEVVRTKEAKKK; encoded by the coding sequence ATGTCTCGTGTTGCTAAAGCACCGGTCGTTATTCCTGCCGGCGTTGATGTAAAAATCGACGGACAGGTTATTACGATCAAAGGTAAAAACGGCGAGCTGACTCGTACTCTCAACAATGCTGTTGAAGTTAAACATGCAGATAATGCTCTGACCTTCGGTCCACGTGATGGTTTCGTGGATGGATGGGCTCAGGCTGGTACCGCGCGTGCCCTGCTGAACTCAATGGTTGTTGGTGTTACCGAAGGCTTCACTAAAAAGCTTCAGCTGGTTGGTGTAGGTTATCGTGCAGCGATCAAAGGGAATGCAGTAGGTCTGTCTCTGGGCTTCTCACACCCTGTTGAGCATCCGCTGCCGGCCGGTATCACTGCAGAATGTCCGACTCAAACTGAAATCGTGCTGAAAGGCGCTGATAAACAGCTGATCGGTCAGGTAGCAGCAGATCTGCGCGCCTACCGTCGTCCTGAGCCATATAAAGGCAAGGGTGTTCGTTACGCCGACGAAGTCGTGCGTACCAAAGAGGCTAAGAAGAAGTAA
- the rplR gene encoding 50S ribosomal protein L18 — MDKKSARIRRATRARRKLKELGATRLVVHRTPRHIYAQVIAPNGSEVLVAASTVEKAISEQLKYTGNKDAAAAVGKAVAERALEKGINNVSFDRSGFQYHGRVQALADAAREAGLQF, encoded by the coding sequence ATGGATAAGAAATCTGCTCGTATCCGTCGTGCGACCCGCGCACGCCGCAAGCTCAAAGAGCTGGGTGCAACTCGCCTGGTGGTACATCGTACCCCGCGTCATATTTACGCACAGGTTATTGCACCGAACGGTTCTGAAGTTCTGGTAGCTGCTTCTACTGTAGAAAAAGCTATCTCAGAACAGTTGAAGTATACCGGTAACAAAGACGCCGCTGCAGCTGTAGGTAAAGCTGTTGCAGAACGCGCTCTGGAAAAAGGCATCAACAATGTTTCCTTTGACCGTTCCGGGTTCCAATATCATGGTCGTGTCCAGGCACTGGCAGATGCTGCCCGTGAAGCTGGCCTTCAGTTCTAA
- the rpsE gene encoding 30S ribosomal protein S5 — translation MAHIEKQAGELQEKLIAVNRVSKTVKGGRIFSFTALTVVGDGNGRVGFGYGKAREVPAAIQKAMEKARRNMINVALNNGTLQHPVKGVHTGSRVFMQPASEGTGIIAGGAMRAVLEVAGVHNVLAKAYGSTNPINVVRATIDGLENMNSPEMVAAKRGKSVEEILG, via the coding sequence ATGGCACACATCGAAAAACAGGCTGGCGAACTGCAGGAAAAGCTGATCGCGGTTAACCGCGTATCTAAAACCGTAAAAGGTGGTCGTATTTTCTCCTTCACAGCTCTGACTGTTGTTGGCGATGGTAACGGTCGCGTTGGTTTTGGTTACGGTAAAGCGCGTGAAGTTCCAGCAGCGATCCAGAAAGCGATGGAAAAAGCTCGTCGCAATATGATTAATGTCGCGCTGAACAACGGTACCCTGCAACACCCAGTTAAAGGTGTTCACACGGGTTCTCGTGTATTCATGCAGCCAGCTTCCGAAGGTACCGGTATCATCGCCGGTGGTGCAATGCGCGCCGTTCTGGAAGTTGCTGGAGTTCATAACGTTCTGGCTAAAGCATATGGTTCCACCAACCCGATCAACGTGGTTCGTGCAACTATTGACGGCCTGGAAAATATGAATTCTCCAGAAATGGTCGCTGCCAAGCGTGGTAAATCCGTTGAAGAAATTCTGGGGTAA
- the rpmD gene encoding 50S ribosomal protein L30 → MAKTIKITQTRSAIGRLPKHKATLLGLGLRRIGHTVEREDTPAVRGMVNAVYFMVKVEE, encoded by the coding sequence ATGGCAAAGACTATTAAAATCACTCAAACCCGCAGTGCAATCGGTCGTCTGCCGAAACACAAGGCAACGCTGCTTGGCCTGGGTCTGCGTCGTATTGGTCATACCGTTGAGCGCGAGGATACTCCTGCTGTTCGTGGTATGGTCAACGCGGTTTACTTCATGGTTAAAGTTGAGGAGTAA
- the rplO gene encoding 50S ribosomal protein L15 produces the protein MRLNTLSPAEGSKKAGKRLGRGIGSGLGKTGGRGHKGQNSRSGGGVRRGFEGGQMPLYRRLPKFGFTSRKAAITAEVRLSDLAKVEGGVVDLNTLKAANIIGIQIEFAKVILAGEVSTPVTVRGLRVTKGARAAIEAAGGKIEE, from the coding sequence ATGCGTTTAAATACTCTGTCTCCGGCCGAAGGCTCTAAAAAGGCGGGTAAACGCCTGGGTCGTGGTATCGGTTCTGGCCTCGGTAAAACCGGTGGTCGTGGTCACAAAGGTCAGAACTCTCGTTCTGGCGGTGGCGTACGTCGCGGTTTCGAGGGTGGTCAGATGCCACTGTACCGTCGTCTGCCGAAGTTCGGCTTCACCTCTCGCAAAGCAGCAATCACAGCGGAAGTCCGTCTGTCTGACCTGGCGAAAGTTGAAGGCGGCGTTGTAGACCTGAATACGCTGAAAGCAGCAAATATTATCGGTATCCAGATCGAGTTCGCGAAAGTGATCCTGGCTGGTGAAGTTTCTACTCCGGTAACTGTTCGTGGCCTGCGTGTTACTAAAGGTGCTCGTGCTGCTATCGAAGCTGCTGGCGGTAAAATTGAGGAATAA
- the secY gene encoding preprotein translocase subunit SecY, whose amino-acid sequence MAKQPGLDFQSAKGGFGELKRRLLFVIGALIVFRIGSFIPIPGIDAAVLAKLLEQQRGTIIEMFNMFSGGALSRASIFALGIMPYISASIIIQLLTVVHPALAELKKEGESGRRKISQYTRYGTLVLAIFQSIGIATGLPNMPGMQGLVLNPGFAFYFTAVVSLVTGTMFLMWLGEQITERGIGNGISIIIFAGIVAGLPPAIAHTIEQARQGDLHFLLLLLVAVLVFAVTFFVVFVERGQRRIVVNYAKRQQGRRVYAAQSTHLPLKVNMAGVIPAIFASSIILFPATIASWFGGGTGWNWLTTISLYLQPGQPLYVLLYASAIIFFCFFYTALVFNPRETADNLKKSGAFVPGIRPGEQTAKYIDKVMTRLTLVGALYITFICLIPEFMRDAMKVPFYFGGTSLLIVVVVIMDFMAQVQTLMMSSQYESALKKANLKGYGR is encoded by the coding sequence ATGGCTAAGCAACCGGGATTAGATTTTCAAAGTGCCAAAGGTGGATTTGGCGAGCTGAAACGCAGACTGCTGTTTGTAATCGGCGCGCTGATTGTGTTCCGTATTGGCTCTTTTATTCCGATCCCTGGTATCGATGCCGCTGTACTTGCCAAACTGCTTGAGCAACAGCGAGGCACTATCATTGAAATGTTCAACATGTTCTCTGGTGGTGCTCTCAGCCGTGCTTCAATCTTTGCTCTGGGTATTATGCCGTACATTTCGGCATCCATTATTATCCAGCTGCTAACGGTCGTTCATCCGGCCCTGGCAGAGCTGAAGAAAGAAGGGGAGTCTGGACGTCGCAAGATTAGTCAGTACACCCGTTACGGCACTCTGGTGCTGGCAATATTCCAGTCGATCGGTATTGCTACCGGTCTTCCGAATATGCCTGGTATGCAGGGTCTGGTATTAAACCCGGGCTTTGCATTCTATTTCACCGCTGTTGTTAGTCTGGTCACAGGGACGATGTTCCTGATGTGGCTCGGCGAACAGATCACTGAACGAGGTATCGGTAACGGTATCTCAATCATTATCTTCGCCGGTATTGTTGCGGGCCTCCCGCCAGCCATCGCCCATACTATTGAGCAAGCGCGTCAAGGCGACCTGCACTTCCTCCTGTTGCTGTTGGTTGCAGTATTAGTATTTGCAGTGACGTTCTTTGTTGTTTTCGTGGAACGTGGTCAACGCCGCATTGTGGTGAACTACGCTAAGCGTCAGCAAGGTCGTCGTGTCTATGCTGCACAGAGCACACATTTACCGCTGAAAGTGAATATGGCGGGGGTTATCCCGGCTATCTTCGCTTCCAGTATTATTCTGTTCCCTGCGACCATCGCATCATGGTTCGGGGGCGGAACGGGTTGGAACTGGCTGACAACAATTTCGCTGTATTTGCAGCCTGGGCAACCACTTTATGTGTTACTCTATGCGTCTGCGATCATCTTCTTCTGTTTCTTCTACACGGCGTTGGTCTTCAACCCGCGTGAAACAGCAGATAACCTGAAGAAGTCCGGTGCATTTGTACCAGGAATTCGTCCGGGAGAGCAAACGGCGAAGTATATCGATAAAGTAATGACTCGCCTGACTTTAGTTGGTGCGCTTTATATTACTTTTATCTGCCTGATCCCGGAGTTCATGCGTGATGCAATGAAAGTACCGTTCTACTTCGGTGGGACCTCACTGCTTATCGTTGTTGTCGTGATTATGGACTTTATGGCTCAAGTGCAAACTCTGATGATGTCCAGTCAGTACGAGTCTGCATTGAAGAAGGCGAACCTGAAAGGCTACGGCCGCTAA
- the rpmJ gene encoding 50S ribosomal protein L36, which translates to MKVRASVKKLCRNCKIVKRDGVIRVICSAEPKHKQRQG; encoded by the coding sequence ATGAAAGTTCGTGCTTCCGTCAAGAAATTATGCCGTAACTGCAAAATCGTTAAGCGTGATGGTGTCATCCGTGTGATTTGCAGTGCCGAGCCGAAGCATAAACAGCGTCAAGGCTGA
- the rpsM gene encoding 30S ribosomal protein S13, with amino-acid sequence MARIAGINIPDQKHAVIALTSIYGVGKTRSKAILAAAGIAEDVKISELSEEQIDTLRDEVAKFVVEGDLRREISMSIKRLMDLGCYRGLRHRRGLPVRGQRTKTNARTRKGPRKPIKK; translated from the coding sequence GTGGCCCGTATAGCAGGCATTAACATTCCTGATCAGAAACATGCCGTGATCGCATTAACTTCGATCTATGGCGTCGGCAAGACCCGTTCAAAAGCCATTCTGGCTGCAGCGGGTATCGCTGAAGATGTTAAGATCAGTGAGCTGTCTGAAGAACAAATCGACACGCTGCGTGACGAAGTTGCCAAATTTGTCGTTGAAGGTGATCTGCGCCGTGAAATCAGCATGAGCATCAAGCGCCTGATGGATCTTGGTTGCTATCGCGGTTTGCGTCATCGTCGTGGTCTGCCAGTGCGCGGACAGCGTACGAAGACCAACGCACGTACCCGTAAGGGTCCGCGCAAACCGATCAAGAAATAA
- the rpsK gene encoding 30S ribosomal protein S11 translates to MAKAPVRARKRVRKQVSDGVAHIHASFNNTIVTITDRQGNALGWATAGGSGFRGSRKSTPFAAQVAAERCAEAVKEYGIKNLEVMVKGPGPGRESTVRALNAAGFRITNITDVTPIPHNGCRPPKKRRV, encoded by the coding sequence ATGGCAAAGGCACCAGTTCGTGCACGTAAACGTGTAAGAAAACAAGTCTCTGACGGCGTGGCTCATATCCATGCTTCTTTCAACAACACCATCGTTACTATTACCGATCGTCAGGGTAACGCATTGGGTTGGGCAACAGCCGGTGGTTCCGGTTTCCGTGGTTCACGCAAATCAACTCCGTTCGCAGCTCAGGTTGCAGCAGAGCGTTGCGCTGAAGCCGTAAAAGAATACGGCATCAAGAATCTGGAAGTTATGGTTAAAGGTCCGGGTCCGGGTCGTGAATCTACTGTTCGCGCTCTGAACGCCGCTGGTTTCCGCATCACGAATATTACTGATGTGACTCCGATCCCTCATAACGGTTGTCGTCCGCCGAAAAAACGTCGCGTATAA
- the rpsD gene encoding 30S ribosomal protein S4 — protein sequence MARYLGPKLKLSRREGTDLFLKSGVRAIDTKCKIEQAPGQHGARKPRLSDYGVQLREKQKVRRMYGVLERQFRNYYKEAARLKGNTGENLLALLEGRLDNVVYRMGFGATRAESRQLVSHKAIMVNGRVVNIASYQVKANDVVSIREKAKKQSRVKAALELAEQREKPTWLEVDAGKMEGTFKRQPERSDLSADINEHLIVELYSK from the coding sequence ATGGCAAGATATTTGGGTCCTAAGCTCAAGCTGAGCCGTCGTGAGGGCACCGACTTATTCCTTAAGTCTGGCGTTCGCGCGATCGATACCAAGTGTAAAATTGAACAAGCTCCTGGCCAGCACGGTGCGCGTAAACCGCGTCTGTCTGACTATGGTGTGCAGTTGCGTGAAAAGCAAAAAGTTCGCCGTATGTACGGTGTGCTGGAGCGTCAGTTCCGTAACTACTATAAAGAAGCAGCACGTCTGAAAGGCAACACAGGTGAAAACCTGCTGGCTCTGCTGGAAGGTCGTCTGGACAACGTTGTATACCGTATGGGCTTCGGCGCTACTCGTGCTGAATCACGTCAGCTGGTTAGCCACAAAGCAATCATGGTAAACGGTCGTGTTGTTAACATCGCTTCTTATCAGGTTAAAGCGAATGACGTTGTTAGCATTCGTGAGAAAGCGAAAAAGCAATCTCGCGTGAAGGCCGCTCTGGAGCTGGCTGAGCAGCGTGAAAAGCCAACCTGGCTGGAAGTTGATGCTGGCAAGATGGAAGGTACGTTCAAGCGTCAGCCGGAACGTTCTGATCTGTCTGCGGACATTAACGAACACCTGATCGTCGAGCTTTACTCCAAGTAA
- a CDS encoding DNA-directed RNA polymerase subunit alpha, with the protein MQGSVTEFLKPRLVDIEQLSSTHAKVTLEPLERGFGHTLGNALRRILLSSMPGCAVTEVEIDGVLHEYSTKEGVQEDILEILLNLKGLAVRVQGKDEVILTLNKSGIGPVTAADITHDGDVEIVKPQHVICHLTDENAAISMRIKVQRGRGYVPASARIHSEEDERPIGRLLVDACYSPVERIAYNVEAARVEQRTDLDKLVIEMETNGTIDPEEAIRRAATILAEQLEAFVDLRDVRQPEVKEEKPEFDPILLRPVDDLELTVRSANCLKAEAIHYIGDLVQRTEVELLKTPNLGKKSLTEIKDVLASRGLSLGMRLENWPPASIADE; encoded by the coding sequence ATGCAGGGTTCTGTGACAGAGTTTCTAAAACCGCGCCTGGTAGATATCGAGCAACTGAGTTCGACGCACGCCAAGGTGACCCTTGAGCCTTTAGAGCGTGGCTTTGGCCATACTCTGGGTAACGCACTGCGCCGTATTCTGCTCTCATCGATGCCGGGTTGCGCGGTGACCGAGGTTGAGATTGATGGTGTACTTCATGAGTACAGCACCAAAGAAGGCGTTCAGGAAGATATCCTTGAAATCCTGCTCAACCTGAAAGGGCTGGCGGTGAGAGTTCAGGGTAAAGATGAAGTTATTCTTACTCTGAATAAATCTGGCATTGGCCCTGTGACTGCAGCCGACATCACCCACGACGGTGATGTTGAAATCGTCAAGCCGCAGCACGTGATCTGCCACCTGACCGATGAGAACGCAGCTATTAGCATGCGTATCAAAGTTCAGCGCGGTCGTGGTTATGTGCCGGCTTCTGCCCGAATTCATTCGGAAGAAGATGAGCGCCCAATCGGCCGTCTGCTGGTCGACGCATGCTATAGCCCTGTAGAGCGTATTGCCTACAATGTTGAAGCAGCGCGTGTAGAACAGCGTACCGACCTGGACAAGCTGGTCATCGAAATGGAAACCAATGGCACAATCGATCCTGAAGAGGCGATTCGTCGTGCGGCAACCATCCTGGCAGAGCAACTGGAAGCTTTCGTTGACTTACGTGATGTACGTCAGCCGGAAGTGAAAGAAGAGAAACCAGAATTCGATCCGATCCTGCTGCGCCCTGTTGACGATCTCGAATTGACTGTCCGCTCTGCTAACTGCCTTAAGGCAGAAGCTATCCACTATATCGGTGATCTGGTACAGCGTACCGAGGTTGAGTTGCTGAAAACGCCGAACCTGGGTAAAAAATCTCTTACCGAGATTAAAGACGTGCTGGCTTCACGTGGTCTGTCTCTGGGCATGCGCCTGGAAAACTGGCCACCGGCTAGCATTGCTGACGAGTAA
- the rplQ gene encoding 50S ribosomal protein L17, with the protein MRHRKSGRQLNRNSSHRQAMFRNMAGSLVRHEIIKTTLPKAKELRRVVEPLITLAKTDSVANRRLAFARTRDNEIVAKLFNELGPRFASRAGGYTRILKCGFRAGDNAPMAYIELVDRSESKAEAAAE; encoded by the coding sequence ATGCGCCATCGTAAGAGTGGTCGTCAACTGAACCGCAACAGCAGCCATCGCCAGGCTATGTTCCGCAATATGGCAGGTTCACTGGTTCGTCATGAGATCATCAAGACGACCCTGCCTAAAGCGAAAGAGCTGCGTCGCGTAGTTGAGCCGCTGATTACTCTTGCCAAGACTGACAGCGTTGCTAATCGTCGTCTGGCATTCGCCCGTACTCGTGATAACGAGATCGTGGCAAAACTGTTTAACGAACTGGGTCCGCGTTTTGCGAGCCGTGCCGGTGGTTACACTCGTATTCTGAAGTGTGGCTTCCGTGCAGGCGACAACGCTCCGATGGCTTACATCGAGCTGGTTGATCGTTCAGAATCTAAAGCAGAAGCTGCTGCAGAGTAA
- a CDS encoding DUF1992 domain-containing protein has translation MWLLDQWAERHISDAQRKGEFDNLPGSGEPLALDDDSHVAPELRSGYRLLKNAGCLPPELQQRKEAFELADLLKGIRKDDPRHSEFTRRLALIELKLRQAGMNTDFLHGEYCEKLMYRVQQE, from the coding sequence ATGTGGTTGCTCGATCAGTGGGCAGAACGTCATATCAGCGATGCCCAAAGAAAAGGCGAATTCGATAATCTTCCGGGAAGTGGCGAGCCGCTAGCGCTGGATGATGATTCACACGTCGCGCCTGAATTACGCTCTGGTTACCGCTTGCTCAAGAACGCGGGATGTTTACCTCCCGAGCTTCAACAGCGCAAAGAGGCTTTTGAGCTTGCTGACCTGCTCAAAGGCATTCGCAAGGACGATCCCCGACACAGCGAGTTCACCCGCCGACTGGCATTGATTGAACTGAAGCTCCGCCAGGCGGGTATGAACACTGACTTTTTGCATGGAGAATATTGTGAAAAATTAATGTACAGAGTGCAACAGGAGTAG
- the zntR gene encoding Zn(2+)-responsive transcriptional regulator produces the protein MFRIGELAKLANVTPDTIRYYEKQQMIDHEVRTEGGFRLYTENDLQRLRFIRYARQLGFTLDSIRELLSIRIDPEHHTCQESKSIVQARLDEVEARIQELQTMQRSLQRLNDACCGTSHSSLYCSILEALEQGASGEGRGY, from the coding sequence ATGTTCCGAATTGGTGAACTTGCAAAGCTCGCTAACGTAACCCCGGATACCATCCGTTACTACGAAAAGCAGCAGATGATTGATCATGAAGTTCGGACTGAGGGGGGGTTCCGCCTCTATACCGAAAATGATCTTCAGCGTTTGCGATTCATCCGCTATGCCCGGCAACTCGGGTTTACTCTGGATTCGATCCGCGAACTGTTGTCGATCCGCATCGATCCTGAGCATCACACCTGCCAGGAATCCAAAAGTATCGTTCAGGCCCGGCTGGATGAAGTTGAAGCGCGTATTCAGGAACTGCAGACGATGCAGCGTTCTCTGCAAAGGTTAAATGATGCCTGCTGCGGTACTTCCCACAGCAGTCTATATTGCTCAATTCTTGAAGCCCTGGAACAGGGTGCCAGCGGAGAGGGACGAGGTTATTGA
- a CDS encoding alternative ribosome-rescue factor A — protein sequence MSRYQHTKGQIKDNAIEALLHDPLFRQRIEKSKKGKGSYLRKEKHAKRVDREASGKQANRFFTTGLSAFFGC from the coding sequence ATGAGTCGCTATCAGCATACAAAGGGACAGATCAAGGACAACGCCATTGAAGCTTTACTTCATGACCCGCTTTTCAGACAGCGCATCGAGAAGAGTAAAAAAGGGAAAGGAAGTTATCTGCGTAAAGAAAAACATGCGAAACGGGTGGACCGGGAGGCCAGTGGCAAGCAAGCGAATCGCTTTTTTACCACTGGCCTTTCTGCTTTTTTCGGCTGTTAA
- the mscL gene encoding large-conductance mechanosensitive channel protein MscL codes for MSFIKEFREFAMRGNVVDLAVGVIIGAAFGKIVSSLVADIIMPPLGLLIGGVDFRQFAVTLREAQGDIPAVVMHYGIFIQNIFDFVIVAFAIFMAIKLINKLNRKKEEPAAAPPAPTKEEVLLTEIRDLLKEQNNRS; via the coding sequence ATGAGTTTTATTAAAGAATTTCGCGAATTTGCGATGCGCGGAAATGTAGTGGATTTGGCGGTAGGTGTCATTATTGGTGCAGCGTTCGGCAAGATCGTTTCATCATTGGTTGCCGACATTATTATGCCACCGCTGGGGCTGCTAATTGGGGGGGTTGATTTCAGACAGTTCGCCGTAACGCTGCGAGAGGCTCAGGGAGATATTCCTGCCGTCGTTATGCACTATGGTATATTTATTCAGAATATTTTTGATTTCGTGATCGTAGCATTCGCCATCTTTATGGCCATCAAGCTTATCAATAAGCTTAACCGTAAAAAAGAAGAACCCGCAGCGGCACCACCTGCACCAACGAAAGAAGAAGTTTTGCTGACTGAAATTCGCGATCTGTTAAAAGAGCAGAATAATCGTTCTTAA